In the Lampris incognitus isolate fLamInc1 chromosome 11, fLamInc1.hap2, whole genome shotgun sequence genome, one interval contains:
- the LOC130120425 gene encoding immunoglobulin lambda-1 light chain-like produces MAQQKQQEMSYKYTRTTLLAGSPSRFSAGGSGSDFTLTVTAVQAEDAGISYCQSDICALSLWSTFGGGTEVIVSSGVSVKPTLSLLPPSSEELSKGSATLSCLLSSYSPKGALVTWQKDGREVTAGVLTGQEVWSSTGYSRSSILTLSKASWDEGDLYTCLVAHGGRRQSTELRSSYFRWSYGDPVINQFIILLCSCSCSSVM; encoded by the exons GAGATGAGCTACAAATATACAA GGACCACTCTCCTGGCAGGAAGTCCCTCTCGGTTCAGCGCCGGCGGATCTGGGAGTGACTTCACCCTGACTGTCACAGCAGTCCAGGCTGAGGACGCAGGGATTTCCTACTGTCAGAGTGATATCTGT GCTCTATCACTGTGGAGCACTTTTGGTGGCGGCACTGAGGTCATCGTCTCAT CGGGGGTCTCAGTCAAACCCACCCTCTCCCTgctccccccctcttctgaggAGTTGTCCAAGGGCTCGGCCACGCTGTCCTGTCTGCTGAGCAGCTACTCCCCAAAAGGAGCGCTGGTGACTTGGCAGAAGGATGGGAGGGAGGTGACGGCGGGCGTCCTGACGGGACAAGAGGTGTGGAGCAGCACTGGGTACAGCCGCAGCAGCATCCTGACCCTCAGCAAAGCCAGCTGGGATGAAGGAGACCTCTACACCTGCTTGGTTGCCCATGGTGGCCGCAGGCAGTCCACCGAGCTCAGGAGCTCTTATTTCAGATGGTCTTATGGTGATCCAGTAATAAACCAGTTTATCATCTTGCTGTGCTCTTGCTCCTGCTCATCTgtcatgtga